The region AGCATCGTTTATCTGCCAACGGGGGGCTTGAGTGACACAACTTAGGATGGCATATTACGGTTTAGATTGTTGGGGAGCCTTCGGATATAATGCTAAGTGATATTGACTTCTGAAAACTTTAGATTGACGTGGATTTTGAAAGGGAAACTTCGCTCACCATCGTTTCAGTTGAGGCGTAGATCCAAAGAGGAAGCACGTAGCGCGCAGGCGCGATTTACGAAGGCTGATTATGTTGCATTGTGGgaatgagagttttttttttaagatgacgCAAAATACACACCGTAGTTTTCTTTAACAAAGAAATGCAATTGATGACAGGCTTACATGGTTGCGTtttatttgagttgttttaccCAATATTCCAACTGATTTAAATATCGTAAATGTTTTGTTATTCTGTAACTAAGGACGCTAAGAAGATATGCGCATGCGTATTCTGGGGTTGAGGAGGTTAGCGTCTCCCCTGCTGACAAAATGTTTGTCTTACAACGCGTCCGTTTCTTGTAAACAGACTATTTATGTTCATGGGAGGTGTTCTTCACCCACGACACATGTGGCTAAATATGTCTATGATGAAGCTAACACGTAAGCAGGTTCTCACCGAGGCAAAGGCCTCCGACTTGCAGAGCGTGAGGAAACTGAACTGCTGGTGAGTTGTTAAATTTGACATAACATGATAGCACCGATGTTTGTCTTTGCTTGCTAAAATAAACGTACCTTATTCTTTAGGGGATGTAAACTGTCTGATGTAAGTACAAACGCCTCATTCTGCCTCAGATTTACTCCTTTGGCCTTCTGCTTCAAAACTCAATGACACTATTGCCTTAAAGCTGGAATTGTGCCATTTCTCGCAGGTTTCTATTCTATCTCAAATGCCAAACATTGAAGTGCTGACACTAAGGTTGGTTACATCAATTTTCATGCCTCACCAAATCcttgtttttaaatgacacaTCACATGAGTTTATAATATCAAATGAATCATGGGTGTCCCTGTCTAGTGTCAACAGCATCTCATCCCTCGCACCTCTGGCCGGATGCTTGTTCCTGTGTGAACTCTACCTGAGAAGAAACATGATTGCATCCCTCTCGGAGCTCTGGCATTTGCGCTCGATGATACGTCTCAGAGTATTGTGGTTGGCTGACAACCCTTGTTGCGGAGAGAACTCCAGCCAGTATCGGCTGACCGTCCTGCGCTGCCTACCTGGGCTGCAGAAGCTGGACAACCAAGGTCAGTAtaccccccaaaattttaagCCGCTTTAAACTGATAAAATCGCACATAACTGTTTTCACGTGTAAGTTCATGTTGTCTGCATGTACAGTAGTGACAGAGGATGAGATCGCGTTAGCGCGCTTGAAGGGCGAAGAGATCAGTGCTCCATTAAACACCGCTCAGCAGCAGCTTTCCACCAATGGACTCACTGATGCAGAGAAAGAGAATGCGTCTCTCTGCCACAATACGGAGGAAACCAAGTAAGCCCCGTAGGGTGTCATATAACacttaacacaaaaataaaccagggagagaaaaaaacacgcTTTCTTTTGGCGTACAGTACTGTCAAAGAATTGCAGATGATGCCGCTGTCCAGAGACAAGTTCCCCTCTCTTCATTCTCAATCAACCAGATCATCTATGAAAAAGGTAGCCTCTTCTTTTCTAGCAACACCAATAACAAAAGGTGTCTTTTATTATCTTGTCAATTAATCCAACATCATTGTAGACACACACTCTTGACGCAGTGCTGCTTCTTCTGAGGGACTTGGATCACGAGGAGCTCCTCATCGTGCATACGGAGACACAGAACCGACTCAGGACTTCCACACTGGACTCATTAGAAACGTTTCGAGATCCGCAACAATCAAAATCTGCTGACATCCAACACTGAACTAATGACAGCATGTATTGAGTCATGAGCCTCACTACGTACAATTAACCATTTGTGACTTCAAACAGGGTCATAACGCCTACTCCCGTTCTTCCTAAACTTGCACTACTGCATGCGTTTACACTTTCAAATATCCTCACTCAGTGCTCTACTAACCAAATGATGACTTCTGTCGTATCTTGAATGCCTGCAAGAACGAAATAATGTACGTTTTATTAAACGGTAAATCTATTTATGTAATTAAAGAGATGCATTACAATGTATTCACTTTGTTGATTTTATTCATGTTGCTTTCAGCACACATCATACATACGCCAAAGCAATGAATGACGAGGTATGGATGGGGCATACAGTAAGTCAATTTAACCAGTAGTAATTAATTGGActgaattaaatcaatattgcGAGTTAGGTGACAGAATGTGCAACCAGTAAATTAGTCAAccggttttttttgggggtggaaaAATCAGTCCAATTCAAAGTGATCTTCTCAGTCACCCTCTTCATTGTCCAAGTAGTCCAACAGTGTGCTTGCATTCACGGCAACCATCAGGTACTCCACACCATCTGCACCCTGCACGATTAAATAGTGTAAACATGAATTGCTCTGCCTCTTCAATGAATATGACTACGCAAAATCATGATTTTAGCTCTGTCAGCATCGAAACCGTTAACTCCACCATAGGTGTTTCTAGCTCTTTTTTGAGGGTCAGCACCACTATCTTCTGTTTAAATTGGGAGAAGCTATTTGTATGTCGTGTGTGTGTAAGGTGCTACTGACAAGCTAACTGATTGGATGCCTATGACTAAAACACgttatgctttttttatttattttattttttaaataactgccAAGTCAAACATCTGTGGCAATGAAATTGTgtgaaaacagttaaatgtctCTCCCTTGGGTGGGAGCTCAGCATCCATAAACCTCTTAATCTAGAACCGCCGCTAAACTGCACAAAATGGCACATTTTATTATATGtatcccaaaacaaaatggtaGCACTGATGGCAAAGAAGTAAAGTGATGATGACGATGGAACTTGTAACTAAATAGTGGTAGCATAGCACAACAATTTGACTAACATCTGGCTGCTCGGTGCAACATATGTATGTttacattattaactcattcactaccattgacggctatagacgtcaaaaattcatttgaactatttctattagtttaacatttttttccacttttgttaacaagagtatgaaaacctagacgttttttttaattgtatatttagaagagatataaaatcatgagttaactagtgaagtcatgcgacaaattttaatcgcctgacgccccttctttttaataatttcttctttttttaaatattttttttttaaagaagaaaatattaaaaattaagggtgtcaggtgattttttaaattgtaattaatcgcattacttcacaagttaacaaaaacatttatatatattctaaatgagcaataaaaatgtttttctaggttttcatactcttgttaacaaaagtggaaaaaaatgttaaactaatagaaatagttcaaatgaatttttgacgtctattggcgtcaatggcagtgaatgagttaataaaagaaGCGTGTAGCCTTCTAAGTCAAAGTGTGTCTTTATGTGAAGGTTAAAGagagcgtttaaaaaaaaaaaatctttacaatatgttctatgcgtccccttaatattgtaaaatatgaattaagcagcaaaatccacctgtttatATCAATCagtgccacttgctgtcgagtggaaatgacatcacagttgctcagtgctcaggtaacaaccaatcagggcacagcttgcg is a window of Vanacampus margaritifer isolate UIUO_Vmar chromosome 2, RoL_Vmar_1.0, whole genome shotgun sequence DNA encoding:
- the cfap410 gene encoding cilia and flagella associated protein 410, with the protein product MFMGGVLHPRHMWLNMSMMKLTRKQVLTEAKASDLQSVRKLNCWGCKLSDVSILSQMPNIEVLTLSVNSISSLAPLAGCLFLCELYLRRNMIASLSELWHLRSMIRLRVLWLADNPCCGENSSQYRLTVLRCLPGLQKLDNQVVTEDEIALARLKGEEISAPLNTAQQQLSTNGLTDAEKENASLCHNTEETNTVKELQMMPLSRDKFPSLHSQSTRSSMKKTHTLDAVLLLLRDLDHEELLIVHTETQNRLRTSTLDSLETFRDPQQSKSADIQH